The region CGTGTCGCGCCAGTTGTGCTGCTCGATCAGCGTATCTCGGAAAATGCAGTCGGCGATCATTCCATACTCATCCTGGTAATCGTACATGGTGCGCATCTGGTCTTTGGCGAGCTCAGGGTGAAACCTTACCAGGGCCACCGCATGTTTCCAGGAGTCCCAGGCCCAGAAGCCGTGAAAGCCGCGGTAGGCATAAGACGGAAACAAGCCCGCGTGCTTTAATTCCCCGGCTGGTGTGCGCCAGTTGCTGGTCAGTGTGATCAGCGATTTTACCGCCAACCTGCTGAGGGTGTCATTCTTCGCCTCCGGCAGCACCTGTTGCACGTAGCCGTTCCAGCGTTGGGAGTTTTGCTCAAATACCTCCACCGGATTTTTAAAAGCGGCTGATACGACGGCCTGTTCCTGTGCCAGCTCCTCCTCCGAGAAAACCGCGCTTTGCGCCAGCAACAGCTGCACTGTAGCCCCTTTTTTTATCTGTTGCCCTTGATGAGCTTCGAGTTCATACTTATTTCCAGCCACCTCGGTCTTGCCTGCCTCCGGCACCCACAGGCGCACGATAGTGCTCTCCTTCTGCTGTTCGAGGCGCACACCGTTATCCGTTGCTTTAAAGTAGCTGTCAGGTAGCCAGGCAGAACCGCGCCAGCTTGCCTGCAAGTCTGCACTGGTCTTGTTGGTAAGCTGCGCCCGCACCAGGGCCGAGCGCGAAGAGATGAAGATCAGTTCCAGCTTCAGATCCAGCTCTTTACCTGTGTAGGTCTGTACCAACTTGCCGGGCAGGTATACCGCCTCAAAAGCGGCCGAGTCCAGTACAAGCGGCTGACCTGTGGCTGCATCGGTCAAGTATAAATTGGCAAGCGATGGCGAAGCCCATACTCCGTTCTGCTGGGTCATCAGGAAAGGACCGGAAAAGCCGCCTGTAAAATGGGTAGGCAGGCTGTAGGCGTGCCAGGCACCCAGGTCGGAGAAGGCAGACAAGGCCGACTTGCCCGCCACCCGGGCAATGGCAGGGTCTTCCTGCAAAGCCAGCACATTAGGGTAAGCTTCCTGCAGGCTTATTTCACTGCTGCTGTGGTCGTTGCTCACCGTGCAGGCAACAGGCAGGGCGGCTACCGCACAGAAGTATAAAAAACGTTTTAGAATCATCACTAAGTAGTTACTGCCGGGCATGCAGACGCACGGCACTACCGGTGTTGGCAGTGCTGTGCGCCCTTAGGTACCCTGCTATTGAATTTTTGGGTTGTTGGCCTTTTCGGAAGATGGGATGGGCAGGAACTTATCCTCGGCCACGTTGAAGTTCTGGTATCCTCTGGAGGCGCTGCTGCGGATAGCGTCGGCCATCACGGCATCGCCCCAGCGGCGCAGGTCGTAAAACCGCTGCCCTTCCAGCGCGAACTCCACGGCCCGCTCGTGCATGATCTGGGCCCGTAGTTGGGGCTGCGACGTGGCCGTGGTAGCAGGCATCTCGGCGCGGGCCCGCACTTGGTCGATGTATAGCTTTGCCTCTCCCGTTTTCCCCTGCTCATTCAGCGCCTCGGCATACATGAGCAGCACGTCCGCGTAGCGCATCAGCACATTGTTGATGTTAGACCTGTACCTCCGCGGAGCCTCCCAGGGGGCCACGTTGCGGAACAGGTACTTCTTCCAGCCTATTTTAGTGTTCCCCTCGCCAAACACCTCACTGTATGTATGGCCATAGATGTCTACATCCGGATCGTCGAAGAATAGGGTACCGTATAGACGGGCGTCATACTTTCCTTTTGCCGATACCTTTCCTTCTTTCTTCATCTCGTTGAGAAGGGCTTGTGTAGGCAGCATGGCCTCCCAGCCGCCCATCTCGGTGGTGGCAATGTTGTAGATTCCCGCGTATTCTACGGCGCTGCCCGCCACTTCCTTGTCTGTGAAAGCAATCTCAAAAATAGACTCGCTGTTCAGTTCATTTGAGCCATCAAACAGAGAGGCAAAATCAGGCTCCAGCTGGTAAACCCCCAGATCGATGACTGCCTTCAGGGCACGTTCCGCATCGGCCCACTTATGCTGCTCCAGATAGGCTTTTCCCAGGAAGCTCAACGCAGCGCCTTTGGTCGCACGGCCTTTATTGTTGGCATCCCAGGTGTCGGGCAGGTGTTCGGCTGCTTCGGCAAAATCCTTTTCGATGGCTGCCCAAACGACCTCTCGCTCGGAGAGTGGCTGTAGCAACTCATCTGCCCCTTCCGGCAAAAAGTCGAACAGCACGATTCTTTCCCAATTCATCAGCAGACGCATGTGGTAGAGTCCTCTTAGGAACCTGGCCTGGGCCACGATCTTGTTCTTCTGGTCAGAGCTAATCTGCTCCTCTGTCATCGCACCTACGTGGTGAATCACCAGGTTGGCCGCCGAGATGCCCCGGTACTGCCGGTTCCAATAGTCTTCGAGGCGTCCGTTACTACTGGTAACCCGATAGGAGTCAAATGCCTCCTGGTCGGGGTAATTGGCGATCACGTCACTCCCGGCCTGCACAAAGTCAGAGCGGAAGTTCTCCACCACAAAGGCCACCTCCGTGTGGGCCCAAAAGCCCAGGTTCAGGCGCTCATACGCCACAACCAGACTGCTCTCGGCATCCTCGGGATTTGTCCAGAACTTCTCAGAGCTGAGCTTGTCCTTCGGGAACTCATCCAGCAAATCGTCGCTGCAGCCCATGGCCAGGCAGGAAAGCGAGGCCAACATCAGGTATCGGTATAAATGATTTTTCATGTTCCTAAAAGTTTACTTGAAGTCCGAGTAACATCGTTTTTACATTGGGGTAGGAGCTGAAGTCCGTACCCGCGTTCAGCGTGCCGCCCACCTCCGGATCAATGCCGCTGTAGCCCGTCCAGGTAATGAGGTTCTGCCCGCTCACGTACACGCGCAGCCGCTCTATACTTGCTTTCTGCGTCAGGGACGATGGCAGCGTGTAGCCGAGTTGGATGTTGCGCAGGCGCAGGTAGTTTCCGTCCTCGATAAAGCGGGTGGAGTTGCGGCGCGCGTTCTGGTTGGGGTCTCCAAACACGGCTCTGGGCACCTCTGTGTCCCGGTTTTCCGGTGTCCAGGCATCCAGGGCAGAAGTCATGTAGTTCTCGTAGTTGTCCATGGCCTCGAAGTTCTGCCGCACGGCGTTATAGACTTTGAAGCCCGAAGCTCCGTAAAGCTGCAGCGAGAAGTCGAATGCCTTGTAGGTAGCCGAGAAGTTGACGCCGATGTTGAACTTAGGAAAGCCGGAGCCGGCATACACCAGGTCCTCGGTGTTCAGTTGGCCATCGCCGTTCACGTCGCGGAAGCGGATATCACCTGGCTGGGCATTTGGCTGCACCTGCACGGTATTGCCCTCGGCATCGGTGCCGGTGTGCTGCAGCACCTCCTCCTCGGTCTGGAAAATGCCGTCTGCCTGGTATACAAAAAAGGAGCCTATAGGGTAGCCTAGACGCGAACGGTTGGCCGGTTCCCCGTCAATGGTGGTGTCGTCGCCCAGGAACTCGTCACGGGAGGTGTTGGCCACTTTGGTGATTTTGTTGGAGTTGTTGGCAAGGGTTATGCCAGCGGAATACTGAAAAACGCCGGTCGCCTTCCGGTACTGGGCCTCAAGCTCAATACCCTTATTTTCCACATCGCCAAAGTTCACATTCAGGTTGTTGAAGCCGGCGGAACCGGGCAGCACCAGCGGAATGATCATGTCGCGTGTGTTGCGCGTGTAATAGTTAACCGAGCCGGTAATCCGGTCCCCGAGCAGGCCAAAGTCCACCCCCAGGTTAACCGTCTCGGCAGTTTCCCACTTCAGGTCCGGGTTCGGGATGTTCGTAAGGGTTGTACCAATGCGCTGTGTCTCGGCAACTCCAAAGGGGTAGCGGTAGCCGGTCACAGTGTTTACCTGATAGTCATAGGCCCCGAGCGTAGACTCGCTGCCCAACTGCCCCCAGCTACCGCGCAGCTTCAGGGAGTTGATGAAGTCTACCTGGAAGAATTCCTCCTCGCTTACTTTCCAGCCAAGCCCGAAGGACGGGAAAACGCCCCAGCGGTTATTTACCCCAAACTTAGAGGAACCGTCGCGGCGCACAGTGGCCTGAATCAGGTATCTGTCCAGGAAAGCATAGTTGATGCGGCCATACTGCGACAGCCTGGAAATGGCCGTTCCTGACCCTTCATTTGTCGTTACCCCGCCCTGGCCCGCACTCAGCGTGCCGAAGCTGGGGTCCAGGAAACCAATAGGTACCTCCGTGCCGTCGGGCAACACCTGCTTGCCCTCTACCGACGTGGCAATAAAATTGTCTTCTATGCGTTGACGGGAGCCGCCTAACAGTACCTCCAGGCTGTGGTTGCCGAACTGCTTGCTGTAATTCGCAAAGAGCTCCATGTTCGTCTGCTGGTACTCTCCGCGGTACTCATAGACCTCGTGGAAACGCACCTCGGTTTTGTTGCCCACCTGATAAGGTTTGGTATGGCGGTAGCTGAACGTGTTGGCGTTCTCCACGCCCGCCCTGCCGGTAACCTTGAGGTTCTCAAACAAGTCGTAGGTGGCCGAGAAGTTGGTGGTCAGGTTCTCCTCGGCGGCGGTATTCTTGTTGTAAAAGTCAACCCCTAACGGATTCTCTTGGTCAGGCAGGTCGTTGTACAGGTTATCGTCGATGTAGCCAAAGCCATACTTCTTGCCGGTATCGTGCACCGGGATGATGGCGGGCATGGAGTAAGCCTCGTAAATGCTACCCCCGAAAATGTGGTCATCGTTCTCCACATAGTAGACGTTAGCATCTACCGAGAGCTTTCCTTGTTTAGCGCCTACTTTGGCCCGAAACTGCTTTTTCTCCCGGTCTTCGCCCTGCAAGATGCCTTCGCGCAGGTTATAACTGCCCGACAGCATGTAATTCACGTTGTCGGTGCCGCCGCCAAAGGTCAGGTTATAGTTTTGGAAGGTACCGTTGTCGAAAAGTTCGTCCACCCAGTCGGTGTTAGCCGGCCAGGTACCATTCAGGAAATCGGGTGCAGGCATTCCCGCATTTTGGGCAGCCATACGGGCCACGCGGCTATAGCCCTCGCTGTCTACCAGCTCCAGCTTGTTTTGTAGCTTGTCAATCCCGTAGTAACTGCTAAATTCCACCTTCATCTTACCCGACTTGCCCGATTTAGTGGTTACAATCACCACCCCGTTGGCTGCCAGGGAGCCATAGATGGCGGCTGCGGCACCGTCCTTGAGCACCTCTATGCTTTCAATGTCATCCGGGTTAAGCAGGTCGAAGTTGCCCTGGATGCCGTCGATGATAACCAGCGGGTTGTTGCCGCTCAGCGAGCGTACCCCCCGGATATTAATGTCAGTGCCAGCTCTTGGGTTGCCTGAGCCACGGCGGATGGTCACGCCCGACACTCTTCCCTGCAGGGCATCGGCAGGCGTGTTAGAGGCAATCTTCTTTACCTCCTCGCCCTTTACCGAGGACACAGCTCCTGTCAGGTCGCTCTTCTCCTGTGTGCCGTATCCCACCACCACTATTTCCTCCAGCGCCTTGGCGTCATCAGCTAAAACCACGTCTATGCGGGTCCTGTTGCTGATGGCCACTTCCTGCGTCTGGTATCCAATGAAGGAAAACACCAGTGTACCGCTTCCATCCGGCACCCGGATAGTATAGTTTCCATCTGTGTCCGTGGGAGCTGCGGTAGTGGTGCCTTTTAAGAGCACGGTTACACCGGGAAGGCCGGTGCCGTTTGCATCCGTCACACGGCCTGTCACCGTCACCTGCTCCTGCTGATCGCTGCCAGGCAGCTGCTTAGGCTGTATTGGCCGTGGACGGATATGGATATTATGGTTGATGACCCTGAACTCCAGGTTTGTCTGCAATGCAATTCGCTCCAGCACTTTGCCGAGAGACTCTTTATGGGCCCTGACCGAAACAGCACTTCTTCCAGCCAGCTCCTTCTCGTTATAGGTGAAGCGAAAAGGAGTTTGCGCTTCAACACGCTTAATGAATTCTAAAAGGGAAACCTGCTCCAGGGTTAGCGTGACCCTCTCACTCTGTACGTCAGGCCCCGTGCCTGACGCGTAGGAGAAAGAGACGAGACAGCATAACGCGAGCACCATGGACAAAGCTCTGGCCGTCCTACCTTTTAATAGGTAGTAAAGACTATTTTCCATAAATTTGTGTGTTTGATTGTGAGTTGATTTCGATTAAACAACAGCCTCCATAATTATAATTTGCGCCAACAAATTTTGAGGGAGGCACCTGCAGCCAGGCCTGCTTCAGGCCTGGCTGTATTTATTCCCGTCTCCTGTGCATGTCATTGCCTTTGTTTCAACATAATCTTCACGTGGCCGCCTGACCTGGTGTATGAAAAACCATTCACGAAGGCAAGGCCGTCGAGAACACGCTCCAGCGTCTCCTGATGGTATTCGCCCGTGTAGTTCCAGTCATTGACCCGCATGCCGCCCGTCTCCACCTCGATGCGCACGCCGTACCAGCTTTCCAGTTCCCGAACCACCTGGTCCATACTTGCCTTTCGGAAAAAGAGCACACCTTCTTTCCAGGCCAGTACTTCCCTCCTGTCGAACGGAGTGACTGCGAACTGCTGCGATGCCTTATCAAAAGACAGCTGCTGCCCCGGCACCAGGTGGGATAATAACTGCTTCCGGCCCTGGTCCTCTTTCTCCACCTTCACCTGGCCTGTAGCCAGCGCCACTTTGATGGTACCGTCCTGTTGGTTGTAGTCGATGTTGAAGGAAGTACCCAGGGCTTGTGTGGAGATGCCCCCGGTACGTACAATGAAGGGCCGCAGGCTGTCTTTGGCTACCTCGAAGAAAGCCTCTCCCTGCAGTATGATCTCACGAGTCTCCTGCCCAAAGCCCTCTGCAAAGGAAACACTGCTTCCCGCATTCAGCTTTATCATTGAACCGTCGGCTAAATGGAGTGTCTTCTTAACCCCAGGAGCTGCCTCAATCGTCTGGTAAACCACTCTGGCCGGCCCGGAGCCAGAGGAGTTCAGCTTCAGAACCCCGATCAAGATAAGGGGCAGTAGCACTGCAGCTGCGACTCTTGCCCAGATGGGTACGGCGTCAGCTTTCCTGAACCTGATAACCTTGCCCGGCTCCTCCTGCTCAGCTGACTTCCCGATCTGCGCCCGTATTTTGCGTAACACCTGCCCCGCATCATGGTCCTGAACCACTGCAGGCTTTCGGCCTGCCTCCTCCCAGAGCGCAGACAGGTCCTGCTCCTTGTTAGGGCTCAGTTGTTGTTCTCTGAACCAGTGCAGCACCTCCTGCACCTCCTCGGCTGAGCATTCTCCTTTATAGAACCTATCCAATAGTTCGCTGTCCATTTCTTTAAATTGGTATATATAGAATACACATCAAGCTGCCTTTGCACCACCTCCCGTTCAAAAATAATTAAGCGCTCACTTTTGAGGAGTTGTTTTAACTCATTACATTTAGCAACTGCATCCCTAAGCTACAGCTGTTACGCCAAGCTGTAGCTTAGGGAGATCATGTCTTGTCATCTCACCTAATCACACACGATCACATGAAGCTGAAGGGCGTCAACTGTCTGCCCGATGCCATAGCGGCTCTCAGGGCAGGAGATATAGCTGTTTTTGAAAATTTGTACGACCTGTTCGAGCCCAGGCTGTTCGCGTTTGCCATGCACCTCCTTGGGCATAAGGAAGAGGCGGAGGAAATAGTACAGGAGGTTTTTCTCAAGGTATGGGAGGGGCGCAGCCAGCTGAACCCGGAACAAAACTTTGGGGGATACCTATTCAGCATCGCGAAGAACATCGCCTATAACAGGGCCCGGCATAGGGCCTATGAGGTTGCATTCGCCCAGTATTTTAAGGTCACCGGTACTGGCGCCGGGTGCTTTACAGAGGAAACGATTGCCTACCGAGACCTGGAAAGGCTACTCCAGGAAACATATGCAACACTGCCTCCTGTAAGGCGACAGGTGTTTGTGCTTAGCCGCCTGGAGGGCAAGAGCAATGGTGAAATTGCTCAGCTGCTCAGCACCAGCACCAGCAACATTGAGAACCATCTCCATAAGGCGCTAAAAGCCATCAGGGAAAAGCTCAGGATCAGCAATGCCCTCTAGTATTTGCTGGGTAAAGGAAGAATAACGTGTAAACTACAGTGGCAAGCGTAGAAGGAGTAAAAGCATCCAAAGCCTAACCGCCCTGGAGCCGTTTTTGGTCCCCTCCTTCCGGATGAAGGCATCCCGTCCGCACATAGTGAATAAGTAAGTCAGTTAGGAGAATGGTGGTAGGCAGAGTTCGTCTCCTCTTTTACCGCCTGTGCGGCTACGGTACTTGTGAAAAGACGGCTCTTGTTTCCTGCAGACTCTTTGTAGCGCAGCTTCAGCGGCAGCACATCCCCGGAGGTGGCAGCCTCAGGATTTACCCTTGCCTGCTGGTACTTGTACTCATCCACCTTGTCTGCCGACACCTCTTCCTTACGAGGGCCAACAGGCACCAACTCATAGAGCGTCATCACCGTGTGCCCCGTCCCCAACTCGCCGACGTTTTTCTTATCGTTGCTGAAATCTTGCGCCTGGTCCGGGAAGGGCCAGCATGGAAACCGGCAACCCAAGGTAAAAACCTTATCCTACAACAGGTGAAGGTAAGGGTGAGAATCACGTGAAAGTTCGACTCCCAGAGGTCTGCAACTTCATTTATTTTCCAAATCACAGTCATCTTTCCTTAGATTATGTTCTCCAACTTTTATCGGGTATGTCGTATAAGAGCATGAGAAAACAAAGCCTTCCCTTAGATTTGTTATCTTGCAACTTCCAATTGATAAAGCCTTACCCATGGATTTATATAGGTTCTTAGTACATCTGCCTGACACCGTTGTTCTACTCTCCCCTGAACTGAAAGTGCTGGACGCTACAGACGAGTACTTTCGGGTGACAATGCGCACACGTGAAACCCTGGTGGGGAAAGACTTTCTGAGCGAGTTCCCCAACAACCCGGGCGAGCCAGAGTCCATGAATGAAGGGCGGCTGCGCAAGTCGCTGGAAAAGGTACTGCAGACAAAGCAGCCTGATTTTCTGGACGTGCTGCGCTACGACATTCCCAGCTCCGATGGAAGCTTCGATGTCAGGTATTGGGAGGCGGTGCATACACCCGTTCTAGACGAGGCGGGGAACATAGCATTCATCATCCAGAAAACCTCCGATGTAACCGAACGGGAACTGCACAAGCAGGCGCTGGCCGTGCAGGAAAGCAAGTTCAGGTTCATGGCAGACGCTATGCCCCAGCTCATCTTTACCACAGATCCACAGGGGGAACTCACCTACCTCAACCAGCGCTGGAGCACCTATACAGGTATTCCAGTGGAAGAGCTGCTCCAGCATAACTGGCACCAGGTCATCCATCCGGGTGACTTGACGGCTGTGTCGGCCAAGTGGCAGGAAGCCTTCGAAAACGGCAGGGAGATGCAAGTAGAGGTGCGCAAGCTCGACCGCAACGGTAGTTACCGTTGGCACCTTTGCCGTAGCCTTCCAATGCAAGACGAGCAGGGCAACATCATCATGTGGGTGGGCAGCTCCACCGACATCCACGAGACACGCCTGCTGGTGCAGGAGTTGCTTACCTCGAACGAGCAGATGGTGGCGATGGCCGACCAGGTGCAGCAGGCTTTCCAGAAGGCGGAGGTAGAGCGCAGGGTGATGGAGCGGCTGATACAAAAGGCCCCATTCTTCTGCTGTGTGCTCAAGGGGCCCGAGCACCGCTTCGAGCTGGTCAACGAAAACTACCAGATGCTCATGCCGGGCAAAGAGTTGGTAGGCAAGACGGTGGCCGAGGCCATGCCGGAGGTAGTCGAGCAGGGCTTCGTAGACCTGCTGGATGGGGTGTACCGCACGGGCGAGGAGTATGTTGCCGAAAACACCCCGCTGAAACTGGACCGTTACGCCACGGGCAATCTGGAGGACATATACGTCACCTTTATCTATCAGGCGGTGCGGGACGAGCAGGACAAAGTTTCTGGGATTCTCGTCTTCGGCCAAGACGTAACCGAGCAGGCCCGGTTAGAGCAACGGGCAAGGGAGTTGGGTATCAGCATAGGACAGTAGGTACATCGCACAGTCATCGGAGAAAACGCCAAAGTGGACATCGTTCAAATTGATCTACAGCAGCTACGGATAAAGCACATCTTCTTCAAGACGAGGGTGCGGGCGATTCTATACGGTGGCACCTATGACGCTTCGCTCTTCTCCCCACAGAGCCCCGTAGACATCTGGTTCAGCACAACAGGCAGCCAGCGATACGCGGGTTCGGCAGAGGTCATGAAACTCTCGAGGCTGCACCAGAGTCTTGTCTTCTCAGGCCGGACCCTCTACCGCCAGTACATTGCTGGGAACATTGAGCAGGCACACGATGAGATGAAGAACATCGATAGCCTTTCCGAGCAATTCCTCGCACTACTTTCCCAGATGGAACAAGGCACAAAAGCTTAGTTCCAAGCAACTTATAAACTACACCCTCATTTCCATACCTTATCCCCAAAATACGTTTCCGGTAACTTTCGCTATAGGATGAGGTGCCGCGCTTACCTTTTAGTTTATTTCCCCCTTCTCCAACCCGGCAACGGACTTAGACAAGGGACAATGCAGGTACTAAGTACTCCCTGTACCACTAAGTCAGCAAGCGGGG is a window of Pontibacter kalidii DNA encoding:
- a CDS encoding MGH1-like glycoside hydrolase domain-containing protein, which translates into the protein MILKRFLYFCAVAALPVACTVSNDHSSSEISLQEAYPNVLALQEDPAIARVAGKSALSAFSDLGAWHAYSLPTHFTGGFSGPFLMTQQNGVWASPSLANLYLTDAATGQPLVLDSAAFEAVYLPGKLVQTYTGKELDLKLELIFISSRSALVRAQLTNKTSADLQASWRGSAWLPDSYFKATDNGVRLEQQKESTIVRLWVPEAGKTEVAGNKYELEAHQGQQIKKGATVQLLLAQSAVFSEEELAQEQAVVSAAFKNPVEVFEQNSQRWNGYVQQVLPEAKNDTLSRLAVKSLITLTSNWRTPAGELKHAGLFPSYAYRGFHGFWAWDSWKHAVALVRFHPELAKDQMRTMYDYQDEYGMIADCIFRDTLIEQHNWRDTKPPLSGWAIHKIYEATNDKAFVEEMLPKLLKYHAWWYAYRDHDQNGLCEYGSTDGTRIAAAWESGMDNAVRFDKAVMLQNSASAWSLNQESVDLNSYLYAEKKYIAQLLQAVGKDEQAKGYLREAEKLAARIREVFYDAETGYFYDVRLEDKSRVKVMGPEGWLPLWAGLATPEQAAAVREKLMEPTLFNTHVPFPTLNASHPEFNPRKGYWRGPVWLDQAYFGLQGLRKYGYTQEAAMLQQKLLRNSNGLLGNAPLHENYHPVTGERLNAAHFSWSAAHVLMLLNE
- a CDS encoding RagB/SusD family nutrient uptake outer membrane protein, yielding MKNHLYRYLMLASLSCLAMGCSDDLLDEFPKDKLSSEKFWTNPEDAESSLVVAYERLNLGFWAHTEVAFVVENFRSDFVQAGSDVIANYPDQEAFDSYRVTSSNGRLEDYWNRQYRGISAANLVIHHVGAMTEEQISSDQKNKIVAQARFLRGLYHMRLLMNWERIVLFDFLPEGADELLQPLSEREVVWAAIEKDFAEAAEHLPDTWDANNKGRATKGAALSFLGKAYLEQHKWADAERALKAVIDLGVYQLEPDFASLFDGSNELNSESIFEIAFTDKEVAGSAVEYAGIYNIATTEMGGWEAMLPTQALLNEMKKEGKVSAKGKYDARLYGTLFFDDPDVDIYGHTYSEVFGEGNTKIGWKKYLFRNVAPWEAPRRYRSNINNVLMRYADVLLMYAEALNEQGKTGEAKLYIDQVRARAEMPATTATSQPQLRAQIMHERAVEFALEGQRFYDLRRWGDAVMADAIRSSASRGYQNFNVAEDKFLPIPSSEKANNPKIQ
- a CDS encoding TonB-dependent receptor, whose translation is MVLALCCLVSFSYASGTGPDVQSERVTLTLEQVSLLEFIKRVEAQTPFRFTYNEKELAGRSAVSVRAHKESLGKVLERIALQTNLEFRVINHNIHIRPRPIQPKQLPGSDQQEQVTVTGRVTDANGTGLPGVTVLLKGTTTAAPTDTDGNYTIRVPDGSGTLVFSFIGYQTQEVAISNRTRIDVVLADDAKALEEIVVVGYGTQEKSDLTGAVSSVKGEEVKKIASNTPADALQGRVSGVTIRRGSGNPRAGTDINIRGVRSLSGNNPLVIIDGIQGNFDLLNPDDIESIEVLKDGAAAAIYGSLAANGVVIVTTKSGKSGKMKVEFSSYYGIDKLQNKLELVDSEGYSRVARMAAQNAGMPAPDFLNGTWPANTDWVDELFDNGTFQNYNLTFGGGTDNVNYMLSGSYNLREGILQGEDREKKQFRAKVGAKQGKLSVDANVYYVENDDHIFGGSIYEAYSMPAIIPVHDTGKKYGFGYIDDNLYNDLPDQENPLGVDFYNKNTAAEENLTTNFSATYDLFENLKVTGRAGVENANTFSYRHTKPYQVGNKTEVRFHEVYEYRGEYQQTNMELFANYSKQFGNHSLEVLLGGSRQRIEDNFIATSVEGKQVLPDGTEVPIGFLDPSFGTLSAGQGGVTTNEGSGTAISRLSQYGRINYAFLDRYLIQATVRRDGSSKFGVNNRWGVFPSFGLGWKVSEEEFFQVDFINSLKLRGSWGQLGSESTLGAYDYQVNTVTGYRYPFGVAETQRIGTTLTNIPNPDLKWETAETVNLGVDFGLLGDRITGSVNYYTRNTRDMIIPLVLPGSAGFNNLNVNFGDVENKGIELEAQYRKATGVFQYSAGITLANNSNKITKVANTSRDEFLGDDTTIDGEPANRSRLGYPIGSFFVYQADGIFQTEEEVLQHTGTDAEGNTVQVQPNAQPGDIRFRDVNGDGQLNTEDLVYAGSGFPKFNIGVNFSATYKAFDFSLQLYGASGFKVYNAVRQNFEAMDNYENYMTSALDAWTPENRDTEVPRAVFGDPNQNARRNSTRFIEDGNYLRLRNIQLGYTLPSSLTQKASIERLRVYVSGQNLITWTGYSGIDPEVGGTLNAGTDFSSYPNVKTMLLGLQVNF
- a CDS encoding FecR family protein, whose amino-acid sequence is MDSELLDRFYKGECSAEEVQEVLHWFREQQLSPNKEQDLSALWEEAGRKPAVVQDHDAGQVLRKIRAQIGKSAEQEEPGKVIRFRKADAVPIWARVAAAVLLPLILIGVLKLNSSGSGPARVVYQTIEAAPGVKKTLHLADGSMIKLNAGSSVSFAEGFGQETREIILQGEAFFEVAKDSLRPFIVRTGGISTQALGTSFNIDYNQQDGTIKVALATGQVKVEKEDQGRKQLLSHLVPGQQLSFDKASQQFAVTPFDRREVLAWKEGVLFFRKASMDQVVRELESWYGVRIEVETGGMRVNDWNYTGEYHQETLERVLDGLAFVNGFSYTRSGGHVKIMLKQRQ
- a CDS encoding RNA polymerase sigma factor — its product is MKLKGVNCLPDAIAALRAGDIAVFENLYDLFEPRLFAFAMHLLGHKEEAEEIVQEVFLKVWEGRSQLNPEQNFGGYLFSIAKNIAYNRARHRAYEVAFAQYFKVTGTGAGCFTEETIAYRDLERLLQETYATLPPVRRQVFVLSRLEGKSNGEIAQLLSTSTSNIENHLHKALKAIREKLRISNAL
- a CDS encoding YfbK domain-containing protein is translated as MGCRFPCWPFPDQAQDFSNDKKNVGELGTGHTVMTLYELVPVGPRKEEVSADKVDEYKYQQARVNPEAATSGDVLPLKLRYKESAGNKSRLFTSTVAAQAVKEETNSAYHHSPN
- a CDS encoding PAS domain-containing protein codes for the protein MDLYRFLVHLPDTVVLLSPELKVLDATDEYFRVTMRTRETLVGKDFLSEFPNNPGEPESMNEGRLRKSLEKVLQTKQPDFLDVLRYDIPSSDGSFDVRYWEAVHTPVLDEAGNIAFIIQKTSDVTERELHKQALAVQESKFRFMADAMPQLIFTTDPQGELTYLNQRWSTYTGIPVEELLQHNWHQVIHPGDLTAVSAKWQEAFENGREMQVEVRKLDRNGSYRWHLCRSLPMQDEQGNIIMWVGSSTDIHETRLLVQELLTSNEQMVAMADQVQQAFQKAEVERRVMERLIQKAPFFCCVLKGPEHRFELVNENYQMLMPGKELVGKTVAEAMPEVVEQGFVDLLDGVYRTGEEYVAENTPLKLDRYATGNLEDIYVTFIYQAVRDEQDKVSGILVFGQDVTEQARLEQRARELGISIGQ
- a CDS encoding histidine kinase; translation: MDIVQIDLQQLRIKHIFFKTRVRAILYGGTYDASLFSPQSPVDIWFSTTGSQRYAGSAEVMKLSRLHQSLVFSGRTLYRQYIAGNIEQAHDEMKNIDSLSEQFLALLSQMEQGTKA